From a region of the Impatiens glandulifera chromosome 4, dImpGla2.1, whole genome shotgun sequence genome:
- the LOC124936188 gene encoding uncharacterized protein LOC124936188, producing MPLYDCMLLLKPHVKKESLMDLVARVGKHVCARNGVLAEVKSFGTVQLGYGIKKLDGKYYQAQLMQMTMMTPPSFNKELHYLNKEDRLLRWLLVKHRDVKCGVEYLGEDEDQGELSRLRSSHEDDMDDEDEDDHEEYDRAFEENNPDKA from the exons ATGCCTCTGTATGATTGTATGCTGCTGCTGAAGCCCCATGTGAAGAAAGAATCTTTGATGGATTTGGTTGCCCGTGTGGGTAAGCATGTTTGTGCTAGAAATGGTGTCCTTGCGGAAGTAAAATCATTTGGAACTGTTCAGTTGGGTTATGGCATTAAAAAGCTTGATGGAAAATACTATCAG GCGCAATTGATGCAAATGACAATGATGACCCCACCTAGTTTCAACAAAGAGTTACACTATCTAAACAAGGAAGACAGGTTGCTGCGTTGGCTTTTAGTTAAACACCGCGATGTCAAATGTGGAGTGGAGTATTTAGGTGAAGACGAAGATCAAGGTGAACTAAGCAGGCTTAGAAGCAGCCACGAAGATGACAtggatgatgaagatgaggatgATCATGAAGAATATGATCGTGCTTTTGAAGAAAACAATCCAGATAAAGCATGA